One Bifidobacterium angulatum DSM 20098 = JCM 7096 DNA window includes the following coding sequences:
- a CDS encoding CCA tRNA nucleotidyltransferase, whose product MNFEVWPEAMELGEMFAAEGFELALVGGPVRDLLLHRRSHDLDFCTSARPEQFEPILRKFGRDGFWDMGRKFGTLGAMRRRADGTEVQVEVTTYRTDAYNPDSRKPEVAYGDTLEGDLSRRDFTVNAMALRVPELEFVDPFGGANDLAKGVLRTPVDPRQSFDDDPLRMMRAVRFVAQLGFSIEPETAEAMYDMTDRIRIVSAERVRDELVKTLLSDRPRAGIEALVESGLADIVFPEIPALELQIDEHHRHKDVFEHTMIVLDRAVALETDDDGPVPRPDLTLRLAALMHDIGKPKTRRFEAGGKVSFHHHDVVGAKLTRKRLRALHFDHHLVEDVSELVNLHLRFHGYVDEPWTDSAVRRYVKDAGHLYERLNRLTRADATTQNRRKAMVFASAMDEMEDRVRELKKKEDFDAIRPDINGNEIMDLLGLEPGPMIGKAYRHMLDYRLDNGPVDHDVAVAELKRWYSEQDQ is encoded by the coding sequence GTGAATTTCGAAGTATGGCCAGAGGCCATGGAACTGGGAGAAATGTTCGCCGCCGAAGGCTTTGAGCTGGCCCTGGTAGGCGGCCCGGTACGTGATCTGCTGCTGCACCGCCGCAGCCACGACCTTGATTTCTGCACATCGGCGCGCCCCGAACAGTTCGAGCCGATCCTGCGTAAATTCGGGCGTGACGGATTCTGGGATATGGGGCGTAAATTCGGTACGCTCGGTGCCATGCGTCGTCGTGCGGACGGCACCGAAGTGCAGGTCGAGGTCACCACATACCGCACCGACGCATACAATCCCGATTCACGCAAGCCCGAAGTGGCATACGGCGACACGCTTGAAGGCGATCTGTCACGCCGAGACTTCACCGTGAACGCCATGGCATTGCGCGTGCCGGAACTGGAATTCGTCGACCCCTTCGGCGGCGCCAACGATTTGGCCAAAGGCGTATTGCGCACGCCGGTCGACCCGCGCCAGTCGTTTGATGACGATCCGCTGCGCATGATGCGTGCGGTGCGATTCGTGGCGCAGCTCGGATTCAGCATCGAACCGGAAACTGCCGAGGCGATGTACGACATGACCGATCGTATCCGCATCGTCTCCGCGGAGCGCGTGCGCGACGAACTGGTCAAGACACTGCTGTCCGACCGTCCGCGAGCAGGCATCGAAGCCCTGGTGGAATCCGGGCTGGCAGACATCGTGTTCCCGGAAATCCCCGCGCTCGAATTGCAGATCGACGAACACCATCGCCACAAGGATGTATTCGAACACACCATGATCGTGCTCGATCGTGCAGTGGCACTGGAAACCGACGATGACGGCCCGGTGCCGCGCCCCGACCTGACATTGCGTCTGGCCGCGCTCATGCACGACATCGGCAAACCCAAGACCCGCCGCTTCGAAGCAGGTGGCAAGGTGAGCTTCCATCATCATGACGTGGTGGGCGCGAAACTGACCCGCAAGCGTCTACGCGCACTGCACTTCGACCACCATCTGGTCGAAGACGTCAGTGAACTGGTCAATCTGCATCTACGGTTCCACGGCTATGTGGATGAGCCGTGGACGGATTCCGCGGTCCGCCGCTATGTGAAAGACGCTGGCCATCTGTACGAGCGTCTGAACCGCCTTACACGCGCCGACGCCACCACGCAGAACCGCCGCAAGGCGATGGTGTTCGCCAGCGCCATGGACGAGATGGAAGATCGCGTGCGCGAGCTGAAGAAGAAAGAGGACTTCGACGCGATCCGTCCCGACATCAACGGCAACGAGATCATGGATCTGCTCGGGCTCGAACCCGGCCCGATGATCGGCAAAGCCTACAGGCACATGCTCGACTACCGTCTCGATAACGGACCAGTGGACCATGACGTTGCAGTGGCCGAACTGAAACGCTGGTATAGCGAACAGGACCAGTAA
- a CDS encoding murein biosynthesis integral membrane protein MurJ encodes MSSSVGRNSLIMASGTLASRVTGQFRTILLAACLGTTGVAANAYQTGAMIPQVLFTVISGGIFNAVLVPQIVRTLKLADAQERLNKLITVSITLLLAMTLLMMASTPLLTMLYLNSNWGPAQRALVNSFTLWCMPQIFFYGLYTILGQLLAAKDDFAAYAWSSVGANIISCGGFIAFLCLFGRANHKPMTFWTTEKVMLSAGTWTLGVAFQALVLFIPLIKLGFKYKPQWGIRGIGLRSMGPVAAWSLGVMGVQEVANIVNARITNGAPFAGHDMYGIAGNGSYQNAFTLYILPYSLIAVSIGTAIFPKISRAVADNNLDEARMDLSVALRNVGILMMFFTAAYLVMPVQIIIALLPSVNLHEAWLIAGPMMMLALGLPLTSAYLLIQRTFFAFEDGMHPFLFQLVMNVIQIVFSLTCMRILDPKDWTLCVGLSMTVGYALSFPLLVIMLRRRLAGHLDGRRIAVTYIKTFLAAVVTLVVGGLFIAPLCNLLQVNLSNYRIGLPWFRAVMFCAVMAVLMAVVYAGMLIVLRCQEFIAMVRNVVRRFRRTPVVAEAGSDAASIAANPPADADDAGDGSADTHDDDTADNADNAPADEMAGESAEKANGLPPQPPESGSRPASAGNEQPATISPTKTSQTTVDAAVISTSPAVTITPASTHSALQSSAQIGVENMTKPQLGDTLFNRYTLIALLRDEPGIQAWKANDRVMARDCQVFILTAPQYLESVAASASTLGRAKGFTHVVQFRKAGNAAVLVTNIESGLSLTDYLQGQSGTILSNEAIRSIIGSAAALADDLRTPRLSTATLRISTNGLEIAGTAIASMLEEPTQAAGHMQGDQLVIRQLAALLYALLTRTPSSKNMTFDLRRLDDTVPSEFRMIIMRGLTMDDGTNHTIPMVSLSELTALLGDWTPLDKLSTQDIALPSTAGEGSIATAEVISIDEDQLAELPHSIITTEKLRELTIEHSPKPRTASSTPNDRELLRKGEADLSKLATSTEKTISAVWRKGQEGEEALKNRLNRPSKHTNSKEFSNTDLFEDFAFQADSEIGTDANKFDMTTQIPVVDDTNYPTQAIQVSEIQASNDTPAAQDAAALPPASFSPASTSAAQQDAGIAMQQPPSFAPRSKPTADDEGDDLADTRLFGKYTTATVVVAAAAVVVLLALGIALACMHFGNNPNNPDSKQNDWSDSNIDNVPFGNEDGDDSGKNDSSNSAEGAAGYDYIDVTDLFTK; translated from the coding sequence ATGAGTTCTAGTGTCGGCCGTAATTCCCTGATCATGGCGTCGGGAACACTGGCTTCACGTGTTACCGGCCAATTCCGCACCATTCTGCTCGCCGCCTGTCTGGGTACCACCGGCGTCGCGGCGAACGCGTATCAGACCGGTGCCATGATCCCGCAGGTGCTGTTCACCGTTATCTCCGGCGGCATCTTCAACGCGGTGCTGGTACCGCAGATCGTACGCACGTTGAAGTTGGCCGACGCGCAGGAACGGCTCAACAAGCTCATCACGGTATCCATCACGTTGCTGCTGGCCATGACCCTGCTGATGATGGCATCCACACCGCTGCTCACCATGCTGTACCTGAATTCCAACTGGGGCCCGGCACAGCGCGCATTGGTGAATTCGTTTACGCTATGGTGCATGCCGCAGATCTTCTTCTACGGTCTTTACACCATTCTTGGCCAGCTGCTTGCGGCAAAAGACGATTTCGCCGCGTACGCGTGGAGTTCCGTCGGAGCCAATATCATCAGCTGCGGCGGTTTCATCGCGTTCCTATGTCTGTTTGGCCGTGCGAATCATAAGCCTATGACGTTCTGGACCACGGAAAAGGTCATGCTTTCCGCCGGCACGTGGACTTTGGGCGTGGCCTTCCAGGCGTTGGTGCTGTTTATTCCGCTGATCAAACTGGGGTTCAAGTACAAGCCGCAATGGGGTATCCGAGGCATCGGCCTGCGTTCCATGGGCCCGGTGGCCGCATGGAGTCTTGGCGTCATGGGCGTACAGGAAGTGGCCAATATCGTCAACGCCCGCATCACCAACGGCGCCCCGTTCGCAGGCCACGACATGTACGGCATTGCGGGCAACGGCTCGTATCAGAACGCCTTCACACTGTATATCCTCCCGTATTCGCTGATCGCGGTTTCCATCGGCACCGCGATCTTCCCGAAGATCTCGCGCGCGGTCGCCGATAATAACCTTGATGAGGCGCGCATGGATTTGAGCGTGGCCTTGCGCAATGTCGGTATTCTGATGATGTTCTTCACCGCAGCGTACCTGGTCATGCCGGTGCAGATCATCATCGCCCTGCTGCCGAGTGTGAATCTGCATGAGGCTTGGCTGATCGCGGGACCGATGATGATGCTTGCGTTGGGGCTTCCGCTGACCAGCGCCTATCTACTGATCCAACGCACGTTCTTCGCGTTCGAGGACGGCATGCACCCATTCCTGTTCCAGCTTGTCATGAACGTGATCCAGATCGTCTTCTCCCTCACCTGCATGCGCATCCTCGATCCAAAGGATTGGACCTTATGCGTGGGCCTGTCCATGACCGTAGGCTATGCGCTCAGCTTCCCATTGCTGGTGATCATGCTGCGCCGCAGGCTTGCCGGCCATCTTGACGGCCGTCGTATAGCCGTGACCTATATCAAGACGTTCCTTGCCGCAGTGGTGACGCTTGTGGTCGGGGGCTTGTTCATCGCCCCGCTATGCAATCTGCTGCAGGTGAATCTCAGCAATTACCGGATAGGTCTGCCTTGGTTCCGTGCCGTCATGTTCTGTGCGGTTATGGCGGTGCTGATGGCTGTGGTGTATGCCGGCATGCTGATCGTGCTGCGATGCCAGGAGTTCATCGCCATGGTCAGGAATGTGGTCAGACGATTCCGGCGCACGCCCGTGGTTGCCGAGGCGGGTTCCGATGCCGCTTCGATCGCTGCGAACCCGCCTGCTGATGCAGATGATGCAGGTGACGGCAGTGCAGACACGCATGACGACGACACGGCTGATAATGCCGATAATGCACCCGCCGACGAAATGGCCGGGGAATCAGCCGAGAAGGCGAACGGCTTGCCGCCGCAACCGCCGGAATCCGGTTCCCGGCCCGCATCCGCAGGCAATGAGCAGCCCGCCACCATATCCCCCACCAAAACATCACAAACAACTGTTGACGCAGCCGTGATTTCGACCAGTCCCGCGGTTACAATAACACCAGCGTCAACGCATTCGGCGTTGCAATCATCTGCGCAAATCGGAGTCGAGAACATGACCAAGCCTCAGCTGGGAGACACCCTGTTCAATCGCTATACACTGATTGCACTATTGCGCGATGAACCTGGCATCCAGGCGTGGAAGGCCAACGATCGCGTCATGGCGCGCGACTGTCAGGTGTTCATTCTCACCGCTCCGCAGTATTTGGAAAGCGTTGCGGCATCGGCTTCCACCCTGGGCCGTGCCAAGGGCTTCACGCACGTTGTGCAGTTCCGCAAGGCGGGTAATGCCGCTGTGCTTGTCACCAACATCGAATCCGGTCTTTCCCTCACCGATTATCTTCAGGGGCAGTCCGGCACTATTCTGAGCAACGAGGCGATCCGTTCCATCATCGGAAGCGCTGCGGCCTTGGCCGATGATCTGAGGACCCCGCGCCTATCCACCGCCACGCTGCGTATCTCCACCAATGGTCTGGAAATAGCCGGAACGGCCATCGCGTCCATGCTGGAGGAGCCCACGCAGGCCGCAGGCCATATGCAGGGCGATCAGCTTGTCATCCGCCAATTGGCGGCCCTTCTGTATGCGTTGCTGACCCGCACCCCGTCGTCGAAGAACATGACCTTCGATCTTCGCAGGCTTGACGATACCGTTCCCAGCGAATTCCGCATGATCATCATGCGCGGTCTTACGATGGACGACGGCACGAATCATACGATTCCGATGGTTTCGCTCAGCGAATTGACCGCGCTGCTGGGAGACTGGACTCCTCTGGACAAGCTGTCCACGCAAGATATCGCGTTGCCGAGCACGGCCGGCGAAGGTTCCATTGCCACCGCCGAGGTCATCAGCATCGACGAGGATCAATTGGCGGAGCTTCCCCACTCCATCATCACTACGGAAAAGCTGCGCGAGCTTACCATCGAGCATTCCCCAAAGCCCCGTACCGCCAGCTCCACGCCGAACGACCGGGAGCTGCTGCGTAAGGGCGAAGCGGATCTGTCCAAGCTCGCCACGTCCACCGAAAAGACGATTTCCGCGGTGTGGCGTAAGGGGCAGGAAGGCGAGGAAGCGCTGAAAAACCGGCTGAACCGCCCGTCCAAGCATACGAATTCCAAGGAATTCAGCAACACGGACCTCTTCGAGGATTTCGCGTTCCAAGCTGATTCCGAAATCGGTACGGATGCCAATAAATTCGATATGACAACCCAGATCCCTGTGGTGGATGACACCAATTACCCGACACAGGCGATTCAGGTCAGCGAAATACAGGCCAGCAATGATACGCCGGCGGCACAGGATGCGGCAGCCTTGCCTCCCGCATCTTTCTCCCCTGCTTCCACCTCCGCTGCACAGCAGGACGCAGGCATTGCCATGCAGCAACCGCCGAGCTTTGCACCGCGGTCCAAGCCCACTGCGGATGATGAAGGCGACGATCTTGCGGACACCAGGCTTTTCGGCAAATACACCACGGCCACGGTGGTGGTGGCAGCAGCGGCTGTAGTGGTGCTGCTGGCGCTCGGCATAGCGCTGGCCTGCATGCATTTCGGCAACAATCCGAATAATCCTGATTCCAAGCAGAACGATTGGTCCGACAGCAACATCGATAATGTGCCGTTCGGCAATGAGGATGGCGACGATAGCGGCAAGAACGATTCGTCGAATAGCGCCGAAGGCGCTGCCGGATACGACTATATCGACGTCACCGATCTGTTCACCAAGTAG
- a CDS encoding NUDIX hydrolase, producing MITPADLARMLQHADDAAVNHAQNHPGEERPLWTSQSAPSSGHTADFAFTAIAAVAATHASSGPTPAMMPQKRTTDGPTTFASLDAQELPVVREYSAGGLVFDAKGRVAIIARHSRSGHLEWCLPKGHIEKGETPQQTAVREVHEETGILGEVIDSIATIDYWFTGTSQRVHKLVHHFALRQIGGSLTVDGDPDHEAEDAIWVDFKDLDDVLSYPNERKIVWLYAKKMNRQAEA from the coding sequence ATGATTACTCCCGCGGACCTGGCGCGCATGCTTCAGCATGCCGACGATGCCGCGGTTAACCATGCCCAAAACCACCCTGGCGAGGAGCGCCCGCTGTGGACTTCGCAGTCCGCTCCATCCTCCGGCCACACCGCCGATTTCGCTTTCACGGCCATTGCCGCTGTGGCGGCGACGCATGCGAGCAGCGGCCCGACTCCGGCCATGATGCCGCAGAAACGCACAACGGACGGGCCTACGACCTTTGCCTCGCTGGATGCGCAGGAACTGCCGGTCGTTCGTGAATATTCGGCGGGCGGCCTGGTGTTCGACGCCAAGGGGCGTGTAGCGATTATCGCGCGTCATTCGCGTAGCGGCCATCTGGAATGGTGCCTGCCGAAGGGACATATCGAAAAAGGCGAGACCCCCCAGCAGACTGCCGTACGTGAAGTGCATGAGGAGACCGGCATTCTGGGCGAGGTCATCGATTCCATCGCGACCATCGACTATTGGTTCACCGGCACTTCGCAGCGCGTGCACAAGCTGGTGCATCATTTCGCTTTGCGTCAGATCGGCGGCAGCCTGACGGTGGACGGTGATCCCGATCATGAGGCGGAGGACGCCATCTGGGTGGATTTCAAGGATCTGGACGATGTGCTCAGTTATCCTAATGAACGTAAAATCGTATGGCTTTATGCCAAAAAAATGAATAGGCAGGCGGAAGCGTGA
- a CDS encoding DUF6049 family protein → MSQNAPHMLRRSIIGILSAVLFIACGLVCMPSQAFAAQSQTAASTGTQHRQVLSLSEATAVVTDTSGYHLKVTITNTDSQQWQAGRLSLNINSDYTFTSRTDMQEWAQSQNMIPAPNELGSVAVPALAPGQSTTVAINAKADNAALTSIMTWGPKPLLAVYAHDDENVELRSFLTRSSAGLAAAQTPAMQITMVAPLSSSHWQVSNEALTAMVNNPVVSNSGNGQTTADAASSGEYGKNDNAAVTLNSNHTRFDRSLSDVLSRHSALQVIADPTYLNALNMPPKVSALMQPAAFDITAYAADGSTQRYANAGVQNSMWNAKASLTQYRNAIGDNNATIGTVAWQGKGHWTMDALTEARRHGYSAVISTADFEPSASDTVRTGTNVVTTDAGDITVLVEQRELSNLAQGSATSRKARAESSEAGRLARFVAQSAFYQMEQPYTQRNLLVNFGFNADAATLNSFMSAVESSPWLQATDLQTLCAATPLASGDDAQANVPRESDIGKDDAAFIDSAIAALSASRSDIIRFRDNIMKPDTTATHDRDNASTSDDRGTWINRILNAQSTMALRAFTADDSDAALPNAMVSGAQQLSGIVMNSIALTPSEAVTMVSETATMPVTVRNSTPFPAQVTVSSITDSSEIATSRRTTITVPAHAETQTTFRLRAATSGSAIASIALEDRVGVRFGQMQQTSISCILKISDMTGFIIIAAAVVLGLLGLWRQFHRKKDPDE, encoded by the coding sequence GTGAGCCAAAACGCCCCCCATATGCTGCGCCGCAGCATCATCGGTATACTCAGTGCGGTGTTGTTCATCGCCTGCGGACTGGTCTGCATGCCATCGCAGGCGTTCGCAGCGCAATCGCAGACCGCGGCATCGACCGGCACGCAGCATCGGCAGGTGCTGTCCCTATCCGAGGCGACGGCCGTCGTCACGGATACGTCCGGCTACCATCTCAAGGTCACGATCACCAATACCGACAGCCAGCAGTGGCAGGCCGGCCGGTTGTCGTTGAACATCAATTCCGATTACACGTTTACGTCCCGCACCGATATGCAGGAGTGGGCGCAGTCGCAGAATATGATCCCCGCGCCGAATGAGCTTGGCTCCGTTGCGGTGCCGGCCCTTGCCCCCGGTCAGAGCACCACGGTGGCCATCAATGCCAAGGCGGACAATGCGGCGTTGACCAGCATCATGACATGGGGTCCCAAACCATTGCTGGCGGTCTATGCGCATGACGATGAGAACGTGGAACTGCGCAGCTTTCTGACGCGATCCTCGGCGGGGCTGGCTGCCGCTCAGACGCCGGCCATGCAGATCACCATGGTGGCTCCACTGTCGAGCAGCCATTGGCAGGTGTCGAATGAAGCGCTGACGGCAATGGTGAATAATCCCGTCGTCTCGAATTCCGGAAACGGCCAGACCACGGCCGATGCCGCGTCCTCGGGAGAGTACGGCAAGAACGACAATGCCGCCGTCACACTCAATAGCAACCACACCCGTTTCGACAGGTCGCTCAGCGACGTGCTGTCCAGGCATTCCGCATTGCAGGTCATAGCCGACCCCACGTATCTCAACGCGTTGAACATGCCGCCGAAGGTTTCGGCACTGATGCAGCCCGCAGCCTTCGACATCACAGCATACGCGGCGGATGGCAGTACGCAGCGCTATGCCAACGCCGGAGTGCAGAACAGCATGTGGAACGCCAAGGCTTCCCTGACGCAATACAGGAACGCCATCGGCGACAATAACGCCACCATCGGCACCGTGGCATGGCAAGGCAAGGGTCATTGGACCATGGATGCGCTGACCGAGGCACGGCGCCACGGATATAGCGCGGTGATCTCTACCGCCGATTTTGAACCGTCCGCCAGCGACACGGTTCGTACCGGCACCAACGTGGTCACCACGGATGCCGGGGATATCACGGTACTGGTCGAACAACGCGAGCTGAGCAATCTGGCACAGGGCAGCGCCACCAGCCGCAAGGCGCGCGCGGAATCCAGCGAGGCGGGCCGTCTGGCGCGATTCGTTGCGCAAAGCGCGTTCTACCAGATGGAACAGCCGTATACGCAACGCAATCTTCTGGTCAATTTCGGGTTCAACGCCGACGCTGCGACGTTGAATTCCTTTATGAGCGCGGTCGAATCGTCCCCGTGGCTGCAGGCCACCGATCTGCAGACGTTATGCGCGGCCACTCCCCTTGCTTCCGGCGATGACGCGCAGGCCAACGTTCCACGTGAAAGCGATATCGGCAAGGATGACGCCGCATTCATCGATTCCGCCATTGCAGCGCTGTCGGCAAGCCGAAGCGACATCATCCGTTTCAGAGACAACATCATGAAGCCCGACACCACCGCCACGCATGATCGTGACAATGCCAGCACAAGCGATGACCGGGGAACGTGGATCAACCGCATTCTCAATGCGCAAAGCACTATGGCGCTGCGGGCTTTCACCGCCGACGACTCCGATGCGGCATTGCCTAACGCCATGGTTTCCGGCGCGCAGCAGCTTTCGGGCATCGTGATGAACAGCATCGCGCTCACCCCATCCGAAGCCGTCACCATGGTCTCGGAAACGGCCACCATGCCGGTGACGGTACGCAACAGCACGCCCTTCCCGGCACAGGTAACGGTCTCTTCGATTACCGATTCGTCGGAAATCGCAACGTCACGACGCACGACCATCACCGTGCCGGCGCATGCCGAAACGCAGACGACGTTCCGTCTGCGCGCCGCGACATCGGGGTCAGCGATCGCCTCCATCGCTTTGGAGGATCGTGTGGGAGTGCGGTTCGGCCAGATGCAGCAGACGTCGATCTCCTGCATATTGAAGATCAGCGATATGACCGGGTTTATTATTATCGCCGCGGCAGTGGTCCTTGGGTTGCTTGGACTCTGGCGCCAGTTCCATCGGAAAAAGGATCCTGACGAATGA
- a CDS encoding RecQ family ATP-dependent DNA helicase — protein MADITGWALRTLQHFYGYDSFRGRQLDVITAILQHRDVLAVMPTGAGKSICYQIPACAPGINGKPALVLVITPLRALMRDQVAHLSTHGIPAAFIDSETTGTERAMTYQAAREGHIRLLYVAPERLVSPEFLRFAQTLRIRLVAVDEAHCVFQWGQDFRPDYLGIAAFIEQLPERPVIAACTATATPTVREGIIQNLHLQDPLQVISNFDRPNLYFGRYEAHSKQDRTACITQYAKTHRSESGIVYCTSRARTEELTEALKTAGVQAKYFHAKMDEAGKAYVQDAFLEGRLKVIVATTAFGMGVDKPDVRWVINDGAPSSLEEYYQEAGRAGRDGKPASCYVIWGSYEFDWQRQRIEESAGSALDNQQERSQAKDAALDRCQAMERYCTTHGCLRAHMLRYFGEEPSERRCGSCDFCTGSSRLAGAAHTRNSTPAVFGRTSAFHVEQSEEEHAIDADLMQSVLHFIQAVYRDQGTGYSTVKIVNALHGSRSVSIMGSGLNQIDGYGSLADTSGTRIRAAIRMLLDDGQLTHGNHGIILPGSLEGSTNL, from the coding sequence ATGGCAGATATCACCGGATGGGCATTGCGCACCCTGCAGCATTTCTACGGATACGATTCCTTCCGTGGCCGGCAGCTGGACGTGATTACAGCGATTCTGCAGCATCGAGACGTTCTGGCAGTCATGCCCACAGGTGCCGGCAAATCAATCTGCTACCAGATTCCGGCCTGTGCACCGGGCATAAACGGCAAACCGGCCCTGGTACTCGTCATCACACCACTGCGTGCGCTCATGCGTGATCAGGTAGCACATCTCTCAACGCACGGAATCCCCGCCGCATTCATCGATTCGGAGACCACCGGTACCGAGCGTGCCATGACCTATCAGGCGGCCAGAGAGGGGCATATACGCCTGCTCTACGTCGCTCCGGAACGTCTTGTCTCCCCCGAGTTCCTTCGCTTCGCACAGACCCTCAGAATCCGCTTGGTGGCGGTTGACGAGGCCCACTGCGTATTCCAATGGGGCCAGGATTTCCGGCCGGATTATCTCGGCATCGCCGCATTCATCGAACAATTGCCGGAACGACCGGTCATAGCCGCATGCACTGCAACAGCAACCCCTACCGTACGTGAAGGCATCATCCAGAACCTGCATCTACAGGATCCCCTGCAGGTCATTTCCAACTTTGACCGCCCAAACCTATACTTCGGCCGATACGAAGCACACTCCAAGCAGGATCGCACCGCATGCATCACGCAATATGCCAAAACACATCGCAGCGAAAGCGGCATAGTCTACTGCACATCGCGCGCACGAACAGAGGAGTTGACGGAAGCGTTGAAAACCGCCGGGGTGCAGGCCAAATATTTCCACGCCAAAATGGATGAGGCAGGCAAGGCATATGTTCAGGATGCGTTTCTTGAAGGGCGACTCAAAGTCATCGTCGCCACCACCGCATTCGGCATGGGCGTCGACAAACCCGACGTGCGATGGGTCATCAATGACGGCGCTCCCAGCAGCCTTGAAGAGTACTACCAGGAGGCCGGCCGCGCAGGGCGAGACGGCAAGCCTGCCAGCTGCTATGTGATCTGGGGATCTTACGAATTCGATTGGCAAAGACAGCGCATCGAGGAATCCGCCGGCTCGGCCCTGGATAATCAGCAGGAACGCAGTCAGGCCAAGGATGCGGCACTGGACCGTTGCCAAGCCATGGAACGCTACTGCACCACGCATGGTTGCCTACGGGCGCATATGCTGCGCTATTTTGGTGAAGAACCATCTGAACGGCGTTGCGGATCCTGCGATTTCTGTACAGGATCAAGCAGGCTGGCGGGCGCGGCGCATACTCGAAACAGCACGCCTGCAGTGTTCGGGCGCACATCAGCGTTTCACGTGGAACAATCCGAAGAGGAACACGCCATCGACGCCGATCTTATGCAATCCGTGCTGCATTTCATCCAAGCCGTGTACCGTGATCAAGGCACCGGGTACAGCACTGTCAAAATCGTCAATGCATTGCATGGGTCGAGGAGTGTATCGATTATGGGAAGTGGCCTGAATCAGATTGACGGCTACGGTTCGCTGGCGGATACAAGCGGTACCCGGATTCGCGCCGCCATACGAATGCTATTGGATGATGGCCAGCTTACCCACGGAAATCATGGGATTATTCTTCCAGGTTCACTTGAAGGTTCGACGAACCTATAG
- a CDS encoding ParB/RepB/Spo0J family partition protein, with the protein MASKSRLGKGLGALFPALPGEEPHEQHVVSRETLHDTTKQSVVLEQRQKAGTAESHNAPEHDAKIAKSVTAEQPQKPSGVVEEDAPVHIPSIKHAVAPHASTSRGRATMPGIEDIAHPSDMFFDDTVSLQSKRQSADETKKDKKQSDGKQQEQSNQSKLKPVEGGYLAELNLDEIGPNAHQPRSIFDENDLNELAASIKEVGILQPIVVRRRPADQIAAARKAQAGTKPANRFDGRMDSPYELIMGERRWRASQLAGLTTIPAIVKTTADDDMLRDALLENLHRVALNPLEEAAAYQQMVDEFGLTQAQLSKSVSKSRPQIANTLRLLNLPATVQKKVAAGILSAGHARALLGLGEPEEMDKLANRIIAEGLSVRSTEEIVAMANLNSTKPKKPRARRGDPWANSPIKSNLEHRFETKVSIKGTPKHGHIEIVFSSPEDMDRILDLLMPGQKKDDDAAKA; encoded by the coding sequence ATGGCATCGAAATCCCGTCTTGGGAAGGGCCTCGGTGCGTTGTTCCCAGCGCTACCTGGCGAAGAACCCCATGAACAACATGTGGTTTCACGTGAAACGTTGCATGACACCACGAAGCAGTCGGTAGTCCTGGAGCAGCGGCAGAAGGCCGGAACCGCCGAATCCCATAATGCGCCCGAGCATGATGCGAAGATCGCGAAGTCGGTGACGGCGGAACAGCCGCAGAAACCGAGCGGCGTCGTGGAAGAGGACGCCCCGGTGCATATCCCGTCCATCAAGCATGCGGTTGCCCCGCACGCCTCGACCTCGAGGGGACGTGCAACCATGCCCGGAATCGAAGACATCGCCCATCCCAGCGATATGTTCTTCGACGACACCGTGTCGCTGCAATCCAAGCGCCAGAGCGCGGACGAGACGAAGAAAGACAAGAAGCAGTCGGACGGCAAGCAGCAGGAACAATCCAACCAGTCCAAGCTCAAGCCCGTCGAAGGCGGCTATCTCGCTGAATTGAACCTTGACGAGATCGGTCCGAACGCACATCAGCCACGTTCCATCTTCGACGAGAACGACTTGAACGAGCTCGCGGCATCCATCAAGGAAGTGGGCATTCTCCAGCCCATCGTGGTGCGCAGGCGTCCAGCCGATCAGATCGCCGCCGCACGCAAGGCACAAGCCGGAACAAAACCCGCAAATCGTTTCGACGGTCGTATGGACAGCCCCTATGAGCTGATTATGGGCGAGCGTCGCTGGCGTGCCTCCCAGCTTGCAGGCTTAACCACCATTCCCGCCATCGTCAAAACCACAGCCGATGACGATATGCTGCGCGACGCCTTGCTGGAGAATCTGCATCGTGTTGCGTTGAACCCTTTGGAAGAGGCTGCGGCATACCAGCAGATGGTCGATGAATTCGGCCTGACCCAGGCTCAGCTGTCCAAATCGGTTTCAAAGTCGCGTCCGCAGATTGCGAATACCCTGCGATTGCTGAATCTGCCGGCAACGGTGCAGAAGAAGGTCGCCGCGGGCATTCTTTCCGCCGGCCACGCGCGTGCACTGCTTGGTCTGGGTGAACCTGAGGAGATGGACAAGCTTGCCAATCGTATTATCGCCGAGGGCCTGTCGGTGCGAAGCACCGAGGAAATCGTGGCGATGGCGAATCTGAACTCCACCAAGCCGAAGAAGCCTCGGGCACGTAGGGGAGACCCGTGGGCTAATTCTCCTATCAAGTCCAACCTTGAGCATCGCTTTGAAACCAAGGTTTCCATCAAGGGAACACCTAAGCATGGGCATATCGAAATTGTGTTTTCCTCACCGGAAGACATGGATCGTATTCTCGACCTGCTTATGCCTGGTCAGAAGAAGGATGATGACGCCGCCAAGGCGTGA